One Spirochaeta africana DSM 8902 genomic window carries:
- a CDS encoding MBL fold metallo-hydrolase: protein MKVLRISILLFLLPITFLFATELEVHFVDVGQGSGVILQTSDAVVVVDAGQYGEMADYLRGIGVTDIDLIIGSHAHADHIGGFPAIFENHEIATVWYNGQTHTTRTFENFIDAILNSDADYYEPGIGDSVSYGDLEIHVLHPEGSASDYSGHLHDKNIVIHAVYGEVSFLLTGDAEVKSEDEILDSGLDIQSTVLKLGHHGSRTSSSVDFLRAVAPQFAVYQAGIDNRYGHPHAEVIDRVQQNTSADIFGSDIHGTIIFRTDGKSITVETEQSATIQRESVVDRVNINTATVEELQQIVHIGEARAEEIMRLRPFSSVSQLSRVSGIGAGRLQDIIDQGLASVD from the coding sequence GTGAAAGTTCTCCGCATATCGATTCTGTTATTTTTACTTCCAATCACTTTTCTATTTGCCACTGAACTTGAGGTGCATTTTGTGGATGTCGGCCAAGGAAGCGGAGTTATACTACAAACTTCTGATGCTGTCGTAGTAGTTGATGCAGGACAGTATGGAGAAATGGCTGATTACTTGCGAGGCATTGGTGTTACAGATATTGATCTAATCATCGGTTCACACGCTCACGCAGATCATATCGGTGGCTTTCCTGCAATCTTTGAAAATCATGAAATTGCAACTGTGTGGTATAACGGTCAAACTCATACAACACGAACATTCGAGAACTTCATAGATGCGATTCTTAATTCAGATGCAGATTATTATGAACCAGGCATAGGTGATTCTGTTTCTTATGGCGATTTAGAAATACACGTGCTACATCCAGAAGGTTCAGCCTCAGATTATTCAGGCCATTTGCATGATAAGAATATTGTGATTCATGCTGTGTATGGTGAAGTGTCTTTTCTGCTGACCGGAGACGCAGAGGTAAAATCCGAAGATGAGATCCTTGATAGTGGCCTGGATATTCAATCGACTGTTTTGAAGTTAGGTCACCATGGTTCACGGACATCTTCATCAGTCGATTTTCTCAGAGCAGTAGCGCCACAATTTGCAGTGTACCAGGCAGGAATCGATAACCGCTATGGCCATCCTCATGCCGAAGTTATAGATCGAGTGCAGCAGAATACCAGTGCAGATATTTTTGGTTCTGATATTCATGGAACGATAATCTTTCGGACTGATGGCAAAAGCATTACAGTTGAAACGGAACAGAGTGCAACAATTCAACGAGAATCTGTAGTTGATCGTGTGAATATTAATACAGCAACGGTAGAAGAACTTCAACAGATCGTTCATATCGGTGAAGCGAGGGCAGAAGAAATCATGCGGTTACGGCCATTTAGTTCAGTGAGTCAATTGAGCAGAGTTTCTGGTATTGGCGCTGGAAGGTTGCAGGATATAATTGATCAAGGATTGGCGAGTGTTGATTGA
- a CDS encoding DEAD/DEAH box helicase, whose amino-acid sequence MAMTFNQLLDKYRKISFSERDKGERFERLMQAYLKTDPKYADRFKKVWMWNEFPYRKDLGGSDTGIDLVAQTVEGDYWAIQCKCYQESAVINKPEVDSFLSSSSRQFKDENFQTTGFTNRLWISTTNKWNRNAEQAIANQNPPVSRINLFVLRDAPVDWEKIEQGISGVEARTEAKTLRDHQVKAVQAAHDYYQEAERGKMIMACGTGKTYTSLKIAENETGGSGLVLFLVPSIALLGQTLNEWTADAQEPIKPICICSDARVSRKTKKGDDSDEISVLDLALPATTDTKKIVKQLRQMRSSDSSGLTVVFSTYQSIDVIATAQKVYMSELGQDKSNAIFDMVICDEAHRTTGVAITADDQSSFIKVHDDDFLKAKKRLYMTATPRIYSDDAQSKAAESDAILCSMDDESLYGKEFYRIGFGEAVSNDLLTDYKVLILTLTENDVSAPVQNMVADKDKEINIEDAAKLIGCINALSKQVIGDEGTIKGTDPMPMKRAVAFCQKIADSKTISHNFNETSDIYLDSLSEEKKEAMVSPRARHVDGTMSAPERDELLSWLKGSEDDSSDCRILTNVRCLSEGVDVPSLDAVLFLSARNSHVDVVQSVGRVMRKAENKRYGYIIIPVLVPSDVEPDKALDNNDRYKVVWSVLNALRSHDDRFDATINKIELNKKRPGAISVVGVGDKSSDTDSDGKAKDTPSGFQMTFQFEHLQQVVYARLVQKVGNRRFWEQWAKDVGQVAERQIERLKRLISTEGEHKQAFIDFLKGLQSNINPSVTESEALEMLSQHIITKPVFEALFEGYSFVEQNPISLSMQSMLDLLEKQALEKEAKTLDKFYESVRMRVKDIDNAEARQKIIVELYDKFFKTAFPKMVEKLGIVYTPVEVVDFIIHSVNDILKQEFGRTLSDENVHILDPFTGTGTFITRLLQSGLIDQKDLSRKYHGEIHANEIVLLAYYIAAVNIENTYHDLMSADDYETFEGICLTDTFQLGENGNEGKLISEVFPQNSERVERQRKAPVRVIIGNPPYSIGQKSANDNAQNQKYEKLDSRLAETYVAESSAVLDKALYDAYIRAFRWSTDRLDENGGIIAFVSNGSWIDGNSTSGFRKSIEKEFSSIYVFNLRGNQRTSGEVSRKEGGKIFGGGSRTPISITLLIKNPSATNERAKIYYRDIGDYLSRKEKLEIVSGLKTVANPEMRLKLLDPNEHGDWINQRNDAFDSFIPMAPEKKFDFKSDSVFIALSLGTVTARDFWVYNYSMNNLKKNINKTINYYNRERELVAKGFQESYNADSLLGSWSRDWQNNLKKNKPIIEFNEEYRITIYRPYVKVNSYFDDDLNQERYQLSKLFPTIESENLVICVHGQGGSKDFSTVISNMIVDFNSLEAGAQCFPLYYYEERKQEDLSLFDEDNSSKYIRRDGVSDFILNRARKQYGKRVTKEDIFYYVYGILHSPDYRQTFSNDLKKMLPRIPLVDVVQDFWQFSRAGKALAELHIKYESIPPYEGVTVSGDESENFYVQKMRFAKAGKEKDKSTIIYNSSITIANIPEKAYEYVVNGKSAIEWIIDRYQVKVDKKSGIKNDPNDWAEEVGNPRYILDLILSIINVSVQTVDIVNDLPKLQFDT is encoded by the coding sequence ATGGCAATGACGTTTAATCAACTTCTCGATAAATATCGCAAAATATCGTTTTCTGAAAGAGATAAAGGCGAACGATTTGAACGTCTGATGCAAGCATATTTAAAAACTGATCCGAAGTATGCAGATCGATTCAAAAAAGTATGGATGTGGAATGAATTTCCGTATCGTAAAGACCTTGGTGGTAGTGATACAGGAATCGACCTTGTTGCACAGACCGTAGAAGGCGACTACTGGGCAATCCAATGCAAGTGCTATCAAGAATCAGCCGTAATCAATAAACCGGAGGTAGATTCATTTTTATCTTCGTCCAGTCGGCAATTCAAAGATGAAAACTTCCAGACGACTGGCTTTACAAACAGGTTATGGATTTCTACTACAAATAAATGGAATCGGAATGCAGAACAAGCAATTGCTAATCAGAATCCACCGGTATCAAGAATCAATCTATTTGTCCTGCGAGATGCACCAGTAGATTGGGAAAAGATCGAGCAAGGTATAAGTGGAGTAGAGGCCAGGACAGAAGCAAAAACACTGCGTGATCACCAGGTGAAAGCAGTACAGGCAGCACATGATTATTATCAGGAAGCAGAGCGCGGCAAAATGATCATGGCTTGTGGTACCGGTAAGACATACACATCACTTAAGATAGCTGAGAATGAAACTGGTGGTTCTGGTCTTGTGTTGTTTCTTGTTCCTTCAATTGCACTGCTTGGACAGACGTTGAATGAATGGACTGCGGATGCTCAAGAACCGATAAAACCAATCTGTATTTGCTCTGATGCTCGGGTAAGCCGTAAGACTAAAAAAGGCGATGATTCAGATGAAATCAGTGTACTTGATTTAGCATTACCAGCAACAACAGATACCAAGAAGATTGTTAAGCAGTTACGTCAGATGCGATCATCGGATTCTTCAGGACTTACCGTGGTTTTTTCAACCTACCAGTCGATAGATGTGATTGCAACAGCACAGAAAGTCTACATGTCAGAACTTGGCCAGGATAAGTCTAATGCCATTTTTGATATGGTGATATGTGACGAAGCGCATAGAACCACCGGTGTTGCTATTACTGCCGATGACCAATCTTCGTTTATCAAAGTTCATGATGATGATTTCTTGAAGGCAAAAAAACGGTTGTATATGACGGCCACACCACGAATCTATTCCGATGATGCTCAGTCAAAGGCCGCCGAAAGTGATGCAATCCTTTGTTCAATGGATGATGAATCGCTGTATGGAAAAGAATTTTATCGTATTGGATTCGGAGAAGCGGTGTCGAATGATCTGCTCACTGATTACAAGGTATTGATTCTTACTCTGACCGAGAATGATGTTTCAGCTCCGGTTCAGAACATGGTGGCTGATAAGGATAAGGAGATTAATATTGAAGATGCTGCCAAGCTTATCGGTTGTATCAATGCACTATCCAAGCAGGTCATTGGTGATGAAGGTACGATAAAAGGCACCGATCCAATGCCTATGAAGCGAGCAGTTGCCTTCTGCCAGAAAATCGCAGATTCAAAGACTATTTCACATAACTTCAACGAGACATCAGATATTTACCTTGATTCATTATCTGAGGAAAAGAAAGAAGCTATGGTTAGTCCACGAGCACGGCATGTCGATGGAACAATGTCTGCACCAGAACGTGATGAATTACTTTCCTGGTTAAAAGGTTCAGAGGACGATAGTTCTGATTGTAGGATTTTGACGAATGTCCGTTGTCTGAGCGAAGGTGTAGACGTTCCTTCTCTGGATGCAGTTCTTTTTCTCTCTGCTCGTAATTCGCATGTAGATGTTGTTCAGTCCGTCGGTCGAGTTATGCGGAAAGCTGAGAATAAAAGGTATGGCTACATCATTATTCCGGTTCTTGTTCCAAGTGATGTCGAACCAGATAAAGCACTCGATAACAATGATCGGTATAAAGTCGTCTGGTCAGTGTTGAATGCACTTCGCTCTCATGATGATAGATTCGATGCTACCATTAATAAGATTGAACTGAATAAGAAACGTCCAGGTGCCATTTCTGTAGTAGGTGTAGGCGATAAGAGTAGCGATACCGATAGCGATGGCAAAGCAAAGGATACGCCGTCTGGTTTTCAAATGACGTTTCAATTTGAACATCTGCAACAGGTGGTTTACGCACGATTGGTTCAGAAAGTTGGCAATCGGCGGTTCTGGGAGCAATGGGCGAAAGATGTCGGCCAGGTTGCTGAACGTCAGATTGAAAGATTGAAAAGGCTCATATCGACGGAAGGAGAACACAAACAGGCTTTTATAGATTTCTTGAAGGGGCTGCAATCAAACATTAATCCATCTGTTACTGAATCTGAAGCCTTAGAGATGTTAAGCCAGCATATTATCACCAAACCAGTCTTCGAAGCGTTATTTGAAGGCTATTCATTCGTTGAACAGAATCCGATATCGCTTTCAATGCAGAGTATGCTTGATCTTCTGGAAAAACAGGCGTTGGAGAAAGAAGCGAAGACTCTTGATAAGTTCTACGAATCTGTTCGTATGCGAGTCAAAGACATTGATAATGCAGAGGCTCGGCAGAAGATAATCGTTGAGCTGTATGACAAGTTTTTCAAAACAGCATTTCCGAAAATGGTGGAGAAGCTTGGAATAGTTTATACACCGGTTGAAGTAGTTGATTTCATTATTCATTCGGTTAACGACATCCTGAAACAAGAATTCGGCAGGACATTATCTGATGAGAACGTTCATATCCTTGATCCGTTTACTGGAACAGGAACGTTTATTACCAGGCTATTACAGAGTGGTTTGATTGATCAAAAAGACTTGTCTCGGAAATACCATGGTGAAATACATGCAAATGAAATAGTCCTTCTGGCGTATTACATAGCAGCGGTGAATATCGAGAATACTTATCATGATCTAATGAGTGCTGATGATTACGAGACATTTGAAGGTATTTGTTTAACTGATACTTTTCAGCTTGGAGAAAACGGCAATGAAGGCAAGTTGATATCAGAAGTGTTTCCACAGAATTCAGAGCGAGTTGAGAGACAAAGAAAAGCTCCGGTTCGAGTGATAATTGGAAATCCGCCTTATTCAATTGGTCAGAAATCAGCGAATGACAATGCACAGAACCAAAAATACGAAAAGCTTGATAGTCGACTGGCAGAAACCTATGTTGCCGAATCATCAGCAGTATTAGATAAGGCATTATATGATGCATATATTCGTGCCTTTAGGTGGAGTACAGACCGACTGGATGAAAATGGTGGCATTATCGCATTTGTAAGTAATGGTTCATGGATCGATGGTAACAGTACATCAGGATTCAGAAAGTCTATCGAGAAAGAGTTTTCTTCTATCTATGTGTTTAATCTTAGAGGTAATCAGCGAACAAGTGGAGAAGTGTCAAGAAAAGAAGGTGGTAAGATATTCGGTGGTGGATCAAGAACACCTATCTCTATCACGTTGTTGATCAAAAATCCATCGGCTACTAATGAGAGAGCAAAGATATATTACCGTGATATTGGCGATTACCTTTCGCGTAAAGAAAAGCTTGAGATTGTATCTGGACTAAAGACTGTTGCTAATCCTGAAATGAGATTGAAACTGCTTGATCCTAATGAACATGGAGACTGGATTAATCAAAGAAATGATGCGTTCGATAGCTTTATTCCTATGGCTCCTGAAAAGAAGTTTGATTTTAAAAGTGATTCGGTGTTTATTGCACTTTCATTAGGCACAGTAACGGCGAGAGATTTTTGGGTTTATAATTATTCCATGAACAATCTTAAGAAAAATATTAATAAAACAATTAATTATTATAACCGTGAAAGAGAGTTGGTAGCTAAAGGATTTCAAGAATCATATAACGCTGACTCATTATTAGGTAGTTGGTCAAGAGATTGGCAGAATAATTTGAAAAAGAATAAGCCTATAATCGAATTTAATGAGGAATATAGGATTACCATTTATAGACCTTATGTCAAAGTAAACTCGTATTTCGATGATGATCTAAATCAAGAGCGCTACCAGCTTTCTAAACTATTTCCAACTATTGAATCAGAAAACTTAGTGATATGTGTTCACGGTCAGGGGGGAAGTAAAGATTTTTCAACTGTCATTTCTAATATGATTGTTGACTTTAATTCACTTGAAGCTGGTGCACAATGCTTTCCTCTCTATTACTATGAAGAACGAAAGCAAGAAGACCTTTCGCTTTTTGATGAAGATAACAGCTCCAAGTATATACGGCGCGATGGTGTTTCTGATTTCATCTTAAATAGAGCAAGAAAGCAATATGGCAAGCGTGTAACAAAAGAAGATATTTTCTACTACGTTTACGGCATATTGCATAGTCCTGATTACCGGCAGACCTTTTCAAATGACCTTAAAAAGATGCTACCTCGGATTCCTCTTGTTGATGTGGTTCAAGACTTTTGGCAATTCAGTAGAGCAGGAAAAGCACTGGCTGAACTACACATCAAGTATGAATCTATTCCACCATACGAAGGCGTTACCGTTTCTGGCGATGAATCTGAAAACTTCTATGTACAAAAAATGCGGTTTGCGAAGGCCGGTAAAGAGAAGGATAAGTCAACGATCATCTACAATAGCAGCATCACGATTGCAAATATACCGGAAAAGGCCTATGAGTACGTGGTGAATGGCAAGTCAGCAATTGAATGGATTATTGATCGGTACCAGGTAAAGGTTGATAAGAAAAGCGGCATTAAGAATGATCCAAATGACTGGGCAGAAGAAGTCGGTAATCCACGGTACATTCTTGATCTGATTTTGAGCATCATCAATGTGAGTGTTCAAACAGTAGATATTGTGAATGATCTACCGAAGTTGCAGTTTGATACATAG
- a CDS encoding BspA family leucine-rich repeat surface protein yields the protein MKKNFSIIGVSVVVALLLVSGCGGIIDLEIDGLDLPFIMEITTTEDNQTFELRNQTQPLTVDWGDGTVEEITEINAEHEYATAGVYDIRIDAEELAIDQGGSSDGTPELITDVKQWGMVKWTSMAGMFRRTTNLTAFSATDTPDLSQVTNMTRMFFDASNFNGDIGNWDTSNVTNMNSMFQNASSFNQDIGGWDVSNVTDMSNMFNGSSSFNGDIGNWDTSSVTGMRSMFRNASNFNQGIGNWDVSNVMDMYSMFREASSFIQNIGNWNTGNVTDMGGMFAHNSNFNQDIGNWDVSNVKNMRGMFANASNFNQDIGNWDVSNVTDMFMMFTSASNFNQDISNWCVTNITSKPFSFDFDSGFEGQDHLQPQWGTCPD from the coding sequence GTGAAAAAGAATTTTTCAATTATTGGGGTTAGTGTAGTGGTGGCTCTGCTCTTAGTATCAGGTTGTGGTGGCATAATTGATTTAGAAATTGATGGCCTGGATCTTCCTTTTATCATGGAAATCACAACAACTGAAGATAATCAGACTTTTGAATTACGGAATCAAACTCAACCGTTGACTGTAGACTGGGGCGATGGGACTGTTGAAGAAATCACAGAAATAAATGCCGAACATGAATACGCCACAGCCGGAGTATATGATATTAGAATAGATGCAGAAGAATTAGCTATTGATCAAGGTGGTTCTTCTGACGGAACACCGGAGCTGATCACAGATGTAAAACAATGGGGAATGGTGAAATGGACTTCAATGGCAGGAATGTTTAGAAGAACGACAAATCTTACTGCTTTTTCAGCAACTGACACCCCTGATTTAAGTCAAGTTACAAATATGACCCGTATGTTCTTCGACGCTTCAAACTTTAACGGAGACATCGGAAATTGGGATACCTCAAATGTTACAAATATGAATTCTATGTTCCAAAATGCTTCAAGCTTCAACCAAGACATAGGGGGGTGGGATGTTTCGAATGTTACGGATATGTCCAATATGTTCAACGGTTCTTCAAGTTTCAACGGTGACATCGGAAATTGGGATACTTCAAGTGTAACGGGTATGCGTAGTATGTTCCGCAATGCTTCAAATTTCAACCAAGGCATCGGAAATTGGGATGTTTCGAATGTTATGGATATGTACAGTATGTTCCGCGAAGCTTCAAGCTTCATTCAAAACATCGGAAATTGGAATACAGGAAATGTTACGGATATGGGTGGTATGTTCGCCCATAATTCAAATTTCAACCAAGACATCGGAAATTGGGATGTTTCAAATGTTAAAAATATGAGAGGTATGTTCGCTAATGCTTCAAATTTCAATCAAGACATCGGAAATTGGGATGTTTCGAATGTTACGGATATGTTCATGATGTTCACCAGTGCTTCAAATTTCAATCAAGATATTTCAAATTGGTGCGTAACTAATATCACAAGCAAACCTTTTAGTTTCGACTTCGACTCAGGTTTCGAAGGACAAGATCATCTTCAGCCACAGTGGGGAACGTGTCCAGACTAA
- a CDS encoding DUF3006 domain-containing protein: MTFSSFTIDSITDQIAKLETPSGDFIEVPVSNLPDNAKEGDILRQVKSDSSSNMHFIIDHEQTEAVRNRVRSKLDALRARSKQ, encoded by the coding sequence ATGACGTTCAGCTCCTTCACCATCGATAGTATCACAGATCAAATCGCTAAACTGGAAACACCTTCTGGCGATTTTATTGAAGTGCCTGTGTCTAATCTGCCGGATAATGCAAAAGAAGGTGATATATTGCGACAGGTGAAATCTGATAGCAGTTCCAATATGCATTTCATTATCGACCATGAGCAAACTGAAGCTGTAAGAAATCGAGTCCGGTCAAAATTAGATGCATTACGAGCGAGGTCGAAACAGTGA
- a CDS encoding helix-turn-helix domain-containing protein has translation MADDNLPRVAVILGKNVKAARNKLGLSQQKLADQCNLSTTYIAEIEIGRKFPSARSLQIIADALALKPYQLFFENDNWQKFDRYHELADLLAILKKSVNEEITHVIQTKLKEAQE, from the coding sequence ATGGCCGATGACAACCTTCCTCGTGTTGCAGTAATCTTAGGAAAGAATGTGAAAGCCGCTCGAAATAAACTCGGACTTTCGCAGCAAAAACTGGCTGACCAATGCAACTTGTCTACCACCTACATCGCGGAAATTGAAATCGGTCGAAAGTTTCCATCAGCAAGATCACTTCAGATAATTGCCGACGCTCTCGCATTAAAGCCGTACCAACTCTTTTTTGAGAATGACAACTGGCAGAAGTTCGACCGATACCATGAGCTCGCAGACCTCCTTGCAATTCTGAAAAAATCAGTCAATGAAGAAATCACGCATGTAATCCAGACTAAGTTGAAAGAAGCTCAAGAATAA
- a CDS encoding tyrosine-type recombinase/integrase, which produces MFDVQIAQVDGFRAYFSEIEDNYSVDANSILAWLDSNGLDITFENLQSYLADIKGCSPATYNKRVAAIRNRLKKALEDQNLTVNQTVAILNYINRIKPVKIQYRPAKYLSEAEVQKLISNTKPRTSLIIEFLWITGCRISEAVNIEQQHIKDESGAYSITVIGKGSKARIVRAPHDLIARIKSEFADTENKKLFSGLRKEAASMQIKRSARRILKKEISAHTLRHSFATDKIAKTKNLSAVSKYLGHASIGTTSLLYDHNILSDADLFQ; this is translated from the coding sequence ATGTTTGATGTTCAGATTGCACAAGTCGATGGATTTCGAGCCTATTTTTCTGAGATTGAGGACAACTACTCAGTTGATGCAAACTCGATTCTTGCATGGCTGGATTCAAACGGATTGGATATAACTTTCGAAAATTTGCAATCTTACTTGGCTGACATTAAAGGCTGCTCTCCAGCGACATACAATAAACGAGTGGCTGCAATCCGCAATAGACTAAAGAAGGCATTAGAGGATCAGAACCTTACCGTCAATCAAACAGTTGCGATCCTTAATTACATCAATAGAATCAAGCCAGTCAAAATACAGTATCGTCCGGCAAAGTATTTATCTGAGGCCGAAGTACAGAAGCTGATATCAAACACCAAGCCGAGAACGAGTCTCATAATCGAATTTCTTTGGATTACAGGATGCAGAATATCTGAAGCCGTGAATATAGAACAGCAACATATCAAAGATGAATCAGGAGCCTATTCGATTACAGTAATTGGCAAAGGTAGCAAAGCAAGGATAGTTCGCGCACCTCATGATCTCATAGCAAGAATTAAATCAGAGTTTGCCGATACCGAAAATAAAAAGCTGTTCAGCGGATTACGAAAAGAAGCGGCCTCCATGCAAATTAAAAGATCAGCCAGAAGAATACTCAAAAAAGAAATTTCAGCTCATACACTCAGGCACTCATTCGCAACGGACAAAATCGCAAAAACAAAGAACCTATCTGCCGTTTCAAAATATTTAGGTCACGCCAGCATCGGAACTACTTCTCTTCTCTACGACCACAACATTCTTTCTGACGCTGATCTCTTCCAATAA
- a CDS encoding GmrSD restriction endonuclease domain-containing protein — MVETLLAWISSGEIAIPEIQRPFVWDKSKVRDLIDSLYKGFPIGYIIAWKNPDIRLKDGTKSEGKKVLIDGQQRITALSASLIGNEVLDDDYKITRIKIAFHPVEERFEVFNTAISKDKEWIHDISAIISGQTNLFTMVREYCEKNPSADETLIGNAIESLRGIIKKPIGMIELSPDLDIETVTEIFIRINSKGVVLSQADFAMSKIASNERNGGHVLRKAIDYFCHLAVAPEFYNIIMDNDSDFTETDYFSKMRWLKDENDDIYNPDYSDMLRVAFTSEFNRGKLADLVSLLSGRNFETRTYEEEIANESFERLGKAITRFMNETDFKRFVMIITSAGFISSGLIRSQNVLNFAYVLYLKMRSQGEHSSRIERFVRKWFVMSILTSRYTGGSPEGRFDFDIKQIQARGVENYLLDIESAELSEAFWNASLVQSLNTSVASSPYFNTYLAAQVYLHDKGFLSRDISVADLIRYRGDVHHIFPRDLLKRKGLKRGQYNQIANYVYMQSDINIHIGNQAPKDYFGQIIHQCETGTMKYGNISDTADLYQNIEAHCIPKDIFDMTTDDYQKFLEMRRKLIANKLRLYYESL, encoded by the coding sequence ATGGTAGAAACACTATTAGCTTGGATAAGCAGTGGTGAAATAGCGATACCTGAAATTCAAAGACCATTCGTATGGGATAAATCAAAAGTAAGAGACCTTATCGATTCATTATACAAAGGCTTTCCGATCGGCTATATAATCGCATGGAAGAATCCTGATATACGACTTAAAGACGGTACAAAATCTGAAGGTAAAAAGGTTCTTATTGATGGTCAGCAAAGGATTACAGCACTTTCGGCCTCTTTGATCGGTAATGAAGTATTAGACGATGACTACAAGATTACCAGGATCAAAATTGCGTTCCATCCAGTTGAAGAAAGGTTTGAGGTCTTTAACACTGCGATTTCAAAAGATAAAGAGTGGATTCATGATATCTCTGCTATTATTTCTGGCCAGACAAACTTGTTTACCATGGTACGCGAGTATTGTGAAAAAAATCCAAGTGCAGATGAAACGCTAATCGGTAATGCCATTGAATCACTTCGTGGGATTATCAAAAAGCCAATTGGTATGATTGAGTTATCGCCTGATCTTGATATTGAAACGGTCACCGAAATATTTATCAGGATCAATTCAAAAGGTGTTGTTCTTAGCCAAGCTGATTTCGCTATGTCCAAGATTGCATCAAATGAGCGTAACGGTGGCCACGTATTACGCAAAGCAATTGATTATTTCTGTCATCTTGCTGTTGCTCCAGAGTTTTATAACATAATCATGGACAATGATAGTGACTTTACTGAAACTGATTACTTCTCAAAGATGCGCTGGCTTAAAGACGAGAATGATGACATTTATAATCCTGACTACTCCGACATGTTACGAGTCGCTTTTACATCAGAATTTAATAGAGGAAAATTAGCTGACCTTGTGAGTTTGTTATCTGGTCGTAATTTTGAGACTCGAACATACGAAGAAGAAATTGCAAATGAATCTTTTGAAAGACTTGGAAAAGCTATCACAAGGTTTATGAATGAGACTGATTTTAAACGATTTGTGATGATAATTACCTCTGCTGGTTTTATATCCTCTGGCCTCATTCGGTCTCAAAACGTATTGAACTTTGCCTATGTGCTGTATCTGAAAATGAGATCTCAAGGCGAGCATTCTTCCAGAATTGAGCGGTTTGTACGAAAGTGGTTTGTCATGAGCATTTTAACAAGCCGATATACTGGTGGTTCTCCTGAAGGAAGATTTGATTTTGATATTAAGCAGATTCAGGCTCGTGGAGTTGAGAATTATCTTCTTGATATAGAATCGGCCGAGTTGTCTGAAGCTTTTTGGAATGCATCTCTGGTGCAGTCTCTAAACACATCAGTGGCAAGTAGTCCATATTTTAATACTTATCTTGCAGCTCAGGTCTATCTTCACGACAAAGGATTTCTATCGAGAGACATTAGTGTTGCAGACTTGATTCGGTATCGAGGTGATGTTCATCATATTTTTCCGAGAGATCTATTGAAACGAAAAGGGCTGAAGCGTGGTCAATATAATCAGATTGCGAACTACGTGTACATGCAGTCTGATATTAACATCCACATAGGTAACCAAGCTCCAAAGGATTATTTTGGACAGATCATCCATCAGTGTGAAACAGGTACTATGAAATATGGGAACATCTCAGATACGGCAGACCTCTATCAAAACATCGAAGCGCACTGCATACCAAAAGATATTTTTGATATGACGACTGATGATTACCAGAAGTTCCTGGAAATGAGAAGAAAATTGATTGCGAATAAGCTGAGACTGTACTACGAGAGTCTATGA